In Pseudomonadota bacterium, the genomic window CGGATAAAATTGAGTGAGCTAAATAATTATGAATTTCATTATACAGTAACGCTTGAGCCGAGGGACATAAACTATGGAGGACACCTGGGCAATGATGCACTTGTATCTCTCATGGGTGCGGCACGGGTCAATATGCTTCGCTCAATAGGTGTTAGCGAGAAGGACCTTGGCGATGGGAAAACGGGTATAATAATGTCGGACCTGGCAGTGAACTACAAATCCGAAGCTTTCATGTTTGATGAACTTGTAATTGATACACATGCCGGAGAAATAAGTAGAAGCAGTTTCCGGCTCTTTCATCGCATAAACAAGGGGCAGATCGTTGTTGCCCTTGCAGAAACAGGTCTGACCACATTCAACTATGCTTCAAGAAAGGTTGCCCCAATACCGGAGGTATTCCTGAAAGCTCTGGCCGAACATGGGCTTCAAAAATAATATAGACCTGTTCCGAATCGAGGATCGGAGATGTTTATCATTGAAAACCCTATGTTGTATTATGTACAATAGGGATTATGGACGAACTGCTCGACTTTGCAATACATTGTGCTTTTGAATCCGGGAAAATT contains:
- a CDS encoding thioesterase family protein → MPRIKLSELNNYEFHYTVTLEPRDINYGGHLGNDALVSLMGAARVNMLRSIGVSEKDLGDGKTGIIMSDLAVNYKSEAFMFDELVIDTHAGEISRSSFRLFHRINKGQIVVALAETGLTTFNYASRKVAPIPEVFLKALAEHGLQK